In Engraulis encrasicolus isolate BLACKSEA-1 chromosome 15, IST_EnEncr_1.0, whole genome shotgun sequence, the genomic window CACTCCGAAGGCATCTTCTCAGGGCTGATCAGCACTCTGCTCGTTGGTACAAGGTAGTCTGTTGGCCTTTTGGCTGCAAACTTTTCTCTTTCATCATGACTTGGTGTTACTATGTATGTTTGGCATTCTGTTATTATTTGCAATTGTAAGTAATAAATTCTCTCAACAACTACTTAAACTTCTGAGtacattgtgtgtttttgtgtggatcCGTTTGCTTGAGGTCAGAACTTCAGTGGGCGCTCTTGCTGCCCCAGGCGGTCAGTAAACCAGCAAAAATCCACCACAgtggtaaataggctatttgttaaAAAGTTAACCTTTGTGAATGAAAAAGCATGGATTTGGAAATGAAAATCTAAACATGTTACACGGTGTACCTTTAAAGCTCTCACgaagacccttcgtgcatttccgtTCAACTCAACCATTGCGCGAGAACCAGGGTACCAGTTTAAATGACCTTGCTGTGGTAGGCTAATTATGGGGATAGCCTAATAAagtgtgtaggcctaggctattttgTGTGCAATCGGCCAAAGACCGTTAAATCACAAGCACAGTATTTTCTGCATAACACTGTCAAATCGCGTTGGGAAAGTTGAGTGTTTGAACGAACAGTGCCGCGGAAGCCATTAATATTCTACTTGTAGAACGCTGCGCGActggacacacaagcacatgtgacGCAACAAAACGCACAGGAATCTAACAAGCATTTGAACAGGGCAGTGCTGACCTGAGTTAAAATTGTGAGTAGTCGTGTTTATATAATGTGAGCCATGCTGTTAAAGAAACGGCAGGATAATGATCTATTTCAGTGAAATGGCGCATCATTGCCTTCTGAGTGCCATGGACTAAAATGCGTAGCCTACATGGCGCTGCTTCCCCATCAGGTAGGTCAAGGTCATTATTCCTGGCATTTGTACTctgttgtgtcttttgttttagTTAACAAAAATAGACCTGATAATTCGTTTCTCAGCAAGCTATTGCTTAGATTTTATCATGTCAATACCAAATCATAGGCCTAGTATGCCTAATGATTGGGCTATCCTATTGAAGCTCATGCTGGCTGTACAGCATCTTCTCTCATCCATTCAGCATCTAAAACTATGACTGCAAAGTGAAGTCTCTGCACTTAAAGGTATTTTCTAAATCCACTGTAACAATCAAGTTAGAGTTAAttagccaaatcaacagtataacatTGCTAGGAATGTATATTGGTTTGCTCGCaaatttaacaacacaaataggctacacaataaacaatgaaatgctatgtaaagggagagaggggaaaggacagCAGACTTGGCTCCCTCCCGGTCGATCAATGGCTTGTTTACATtgagatatttaattcagaaatCACTCAATTTAATTAGTAAAAAAACAgctttgaaaacataatgtaaacacttATCATttaagaattaaatgaaagtacgATGTAAACTCAACTGAGCTATTtatttctgaattaaaaacagcatgtaggcctatgcagggtgcgatttgtcagaaaaccagaaggggggatatgtttcagattttaagcaatatcgatggaattacattaaacagtgattaatcatgtagaaaaaaaacagaagaggggacaatcgtATAGTATAGTAATAGTAAATGTAATAATTAATATGCCTaagtcagggcagtcatgggtgagcagttagggcgtcagacttgcatcccagaggttgccggttcgcctCTCCTGccggctctcccccatcctcctccatgactgaggtaccctgagcatggtaccgtcccaccgcacggcttcccatggggcgccactgagggctgcccccttgcacgggtgaggcataaatgcaattttgttgtgtgcagtgtgcagtgttcacttgtgtgctgtggagtgctgtgtcacaatgacaatgggagttggagtttcccaatgggcttttaacTTTCAAGTCAAACAAATCCCCCCCAACATCAGATCTGTGCCCTGACGATGAGGACCTGCGTCTGATCACTCTGCTCTGTCAGTCCTCTTTATATGCTTTCTGCCAGGTCTCACCATTCACTTGCTATTGGCTGAGCTTTGGTTACACCACCCTCTGCCTTGGCCAATCATAGTGCACCACCTAACATGGACTGTCGGTCAATGTCCCTTGCATTCTCTTGGAGGTCATGTCCCTACAGGGTAAATGTTGCCATTGTGCATACAAGCTCTCGTGAAGAGGCAGCAGACATCATACAGGCATTATACTTTGTATAAGCACAAAGACACCCTTTCTCATCTCATAGCCATACTTaccctggatctcaaatggcgctaatagtaactaatacgccatacgcactgaaacatgaacactgaagtgcacaagtgcaccatttgaaatCCAGCATTAGATACACCTTTACATCACCCTCAAGTAAGTTATTTTCAACTTCATCATTAATCCATGAACACTTTGTGGCATGCTACATGCTTCAGAGGAGCCTCTTATTGACTTGCCCTGAAGTTAGTTAATAATTAATCAAATATGTTGTGCTCCACATGCAGAGTGGCCCAGTTCAATTAAAGGCACACTATGCAATATTTCAAATCAGTGAATAATATGGTTATTACAGTATGCATGATGTATTGGCTTATTAAAGTTGAATGGATATTCTCTCTGCACTCATAGGCCTTATATTCTGTAaaatcctatcatcaataaaaaaaaaaatgtgaccacCAGCGgctggcgctagtttactaggctactatCATCATAGTGCGAATGCAAAGTTTTGGCAAACATTCTGATAACAGATGTGAATGGACACCCCAAAGAGTCAAAAGCGACGTTGAAAAGTATGACCACAGAAGCCAAGGCAaaccatgggtgcatcccaatatgtgaccttgcctcctccacttgcttctcgtcatgatgacatcactgacaacagcattatatttcaatatcttgcaaaagctcaattgtaaagtccttttctcatttgcaattgggatggtgaatgaaaaacagtccctcaaaagttgttgtggcgaggctgacagctgggaaactttatcgttttctccacggatgaggggccaggaggcgggacgaggagacaagcacaagtggaggaggcaaggtcacatattgggatgcactccatATCACTGACGTCAGTAGAAAAGAGGCCCTGACATTTGACACCCAGAGCAGAGGCCCCAGGAAGTATGCAGACTTCCTGCAGATAataacagttgaagcacacagagACCATGGGGCATTTCTCAAAAACTCTggtgtgcacacttccaagtgtatcagcctaaatcacgcccagtgactggatactctttattagtcacacccagtgattggatattccgtagagttcaccaaaaagtatccaatctctgggcgtgactaattaggctgctACACTTGGATGcacacactaggttttgagaactGCCTCATGTAAGGACTGCAGACACAAGTGAAAGCAGAACTGAACAAAGCAGTGAGCGAGTGTGACCATCCAGATGTCCaaaatgtaacggaggccaactagcagagtgtgacatggaacattagtaaatctccccctgaagcctcatacagtattggcagagattctttaagtatatagagatatgccaatgccttaagggggattcatacttgtcgtgagtggggctagtctccttcatacttcactcacgacgatggcgcgcgccgtcacgtgacctaaaatttcgacacgccccccgtcgtaagctcaaaattcggcgcgtgtcgcaacgtcgtgcacacaaggatttttctaacttgtcgtgcgccaccagcgaccatgcaggtaggcagacaaagcaggagttgcgaagagaggctacaactactgtaggctactacagaatggatcctgcatcattttgaggataataaaatgtcatagagttATTTTATcgtctctcttaaatgttgttcagtgaaacaattgtttactttgttcagaggCAGGTTGTGTTCGgcaatctatttataaattctgccgccagaacaatgctctcacatggtcttggaattatctggcaatgtaggctacaacaaaaaatatatgtttcaatgtggtaagtcacaagtcagacgttcagtagccctacagcagccgtgtttggctttctattttatacatcagtagaactcacgctgcgagttgcgaaaaatactgccgtttctctcatgaacagcagagggcacttccgacaatgcgagcaaggcgcttttaaagtatgaatagtctgtcgcaagtgatgacgtcattaatggttctcgcgccactcgcgacaaagtgcgcacgtgaagtatgcagagccctttaggctgctatgggcacctaacatgaccaggttccggtctgcctaaaggggcgtgtcataatgctcctagcattgaatagaacagtccttaggtctgcctaggtctgcctaaagggggatccccccccccccctttgcaataatagaacccggaaataatgggccaatggaacctctctctctctactctctctggtattggtAGCACTGAGCGATTGGACTGGTACTTTAGCtgagtggtatcgtgctgtgactcccataccaaCCTGATTCAAGATTAAAAGAttaaagagtttattgtcattgtcaaaaaggcaacgaaattgtgtttggggtacaatactaagtagcagcaggttttcaagtaaagtgaatgagaggtaaaagtgacaccagtgcttgaacacaatcgcatgcacacgcacacagaaatgtccaaaggatagatggataacgtTTTAGGCAGTAATGTTCtgcagcagtcctgcaaattcaaaagtctttTTGGTCCTGGTCTGGtctgttggccagtcttttagcctggctctgaagggacctgtaccttcttCCTGAGGATAGCTGTTGGAACAAGTGATAGGCAGGATGGAGGCTGTCGCGCAGGATGGAGGCTGTCGCGCAGGATATTctgcactctccgtagacagcgCGTAGACAAccttgagtgcgttttaatatgcgaccttgcctcctccacttgcgcttgtctcctcgtcccgcctcctggcccctcctccgtggagaaaacgattaagtttcccagctgtcagcctagccacaacaacttttgagggactgtttttcatccaccatcccaattgcaaatgagaaaaagactctacaattgagcttttgcaagatattgaaatataatgctgttgtcagtgatgtcatcatgacgagaagcaagtggaggaggcaagtggaggaggcaaggtcgcatattgcaacgcactcctggAGTGTTGACTTGGAGGTGGGGGGCTCGAACCATGAGTGGCGGACTGCGCAAGAACACCTCAGTTACTCAAACAAGGAACAGATTGAATCAATTCGTGAAACCTTTATTGCCCAAAAGCAAATTTGTCTTACCAACAATAGAATAAACACTTAAATTGGACAATTACAACAGTACACAAAGCCAAGTGTAAAAACATACGGTAGCCCGTGTAGATTGAAATAAAAtactgataaataaataaatgaaataaaatttaCATTTTGTATATTGGTGTATATTTGCTGTGCCTTTGAGTATCTTGCAAGACACTCACACATTATGTATTACAAATAAATGATAAATGGAACTTTGACATTTTACAGGTCCTCCATCAAGCAGTGATTGAGGTCAAGATCACAGTAGGCTACTCCTCTTACTTCCACTGAACCCAGCAGAAGagtgaggaggacaaggaggagctGCTGGTGCCTTTAGATGTGAAACTACTACAGAAATCATGGCCACCAATGTGTTGAAGCATAAACCTTCTTCAGAAACCATGCCAATGTCTGCACAGAATTGTAGAACGACTTCAGAAGCCATGTCCTCCTTTGCGTTGAAGTGTAGGCTTACTCAACAGGGCACAACAGGGTGCGAGGTCCTGCACCCCTCTGAGATTGCTACCTTGACTGCCTTTAGAAGTAGTCCTAGTCCAGAGGATTTGCCCACCCGAAAACAGGGCTCAAAGTATGAGATCCTACAGCCCCAGGTCCCTGGTGCCTGTACTGTCTTGAGATGTAAGTCTGCTCCAGAGGAACCTGAAGGCATGTCCAAATCTTATCAGCGCAAAAAGTGTGAGGCTCCACACCCACCAGAGGCTGGTGCCTCTTCTGCCTTGACATGTAGACCTACTCTCCCCTGCAGTATCCTGCAGACTGGCCAAGAAGTCAGGAATTGTATGGGTGACACAGGGCGCTGTGGTCACGCCAACGCAACTGAGGTGAACTCTCTCATGGGAACTGGAAAGTGCAGAGGACGGTTTCTGCCAAGTGTCTGTGAATCAGAGCATGCCCAGACAGCCAGGGTTGAAGCATCTGACCCATGGCGTTCTGCTAGTGTCAGACGCAGCCCTGAGGGCATCTCATTCAGGATTGAACTCGGAGGTGATACAACTCTACACAACACCTTTCAGCGGGAAGATGCAACCAATACCTCTTCCGGCAATCAACATTGTAGCCATACCTCTAGAAGACGGCAGCAGTGGGATGTTGGATTCAATGATCTTCACAGAGAGGACAGTCGAATAAGTACTACAACATGCAGCTGCAACATATCCTCTGCGGTTGAGGCACTAAGGCGCACAATGGAAAGGATGGTTCTGTGTGTAGACAGTGCTGCAACAGTCCAGGAGACAGTTAGGTCCCTTTCCACAAGTGGAATTCTTCAACCACTCATCCAACACCTCATAGATCATCTCATAGAGGAGGCCACGTCTTGTGGTGAAGCACCTACAGGTCACCCGGTCTTTCGTGCTGAGAACTCTGTCTCTGACCCCGTCCTTTCTATGACTCAAGAGGAAGACTGGAGTCTGCAGGGCCAAGTCATGGAGAGGGATCAAAAGTTAATTCGTGCCTTCAGCCAAAGATTCATTCGTTCTCTGTTGAAAGAGCTATTGATCTCCTTACATGATCGCTGGGGGGAGAACAAAAGAGCTACTTGCTATTCCAGGACACCTTCTGCAAAGGTGTGCGCTGAGGTTCGGCAGGTGTTTACAGAGGTCTTGGTGCAAGATGTGACGGCATCCTTATCCAAGAGCAAGGTGTACAGCTTCGTATCGCCCTCACCCTCTCCATCAACAGATTCTTTACTCTCTTCTTCCAGCCTGGCCAGTGAAGTCACCACTGACATCACACCCGTGACAACGACACAGATTGTCTCCTCGGTGGTAGCAACACCACACACATCCAGTCCAACAAACCCCTGGGGGGAAGACTATCAGTCTTTGGTTTCGACGCTGGTATGGCAGCTTCTGTTCAAGATTAGCCAGTTCACTGTGCCCATGGAAGCCTTGGCCCGAACGCTCACCAACCGGGTGCTGTTTGAGTTCTGCACAATGTCGGGTCTCTATAAAACAGACGCCTATCCGCTGTCGCTAATGGTCCAAAACATCTACCGGGACATATACGCAAAGCTGCTCGTCGAGTTTGGGACCAAGGATAACCTTCGTAGAGCCCTTGTGGCCAGGCAGCTGTCATTCAGCAGGAGCATAGTGGGTCTGCTATGCGACGAGCTACTCTGGCAGTGTCGACAGGAGAAGATGGTGGGTGTGTTTGCTCTGAACCAGAACAGGAAGGAGGCAGTATTAGTGGCTAAAGTGGACAGTAACAACAGCAGCCCTCCAAAGACTCCGCCCTCAGCCAAAGTGTCCTCTTTCTTCAAGGGAAGGCACTCTGTCAAGAAGGTATACAATCATTGCTATAAGCTTGTGTTATCTGGACAGTGTATGTTGCCCTATAAGCCAAAACAGAAGTAACTATacaatgaaactgagaaaaacaaATTTCAAGTATGTTTTAAGTTGACAAAGGTAATAATGTTAGATAGTGGTGATGCCTTTATCTTATTTTGGTTGATAAAAAATAGGCTGAAGTAAGAGGCACGTACAGTACTTCTTCTCAATGCGATATAGAAGCTATTGctttttgtctttgtagggcagcatagtgtACAAGAGTGATGAAAATTGTTTAAAAAACTATAGTAAAACTTAAGACATTTCATTTGATCTCAAACAGCTGTTTGGCAGAACCAACAGAGTGGAGCCAGCATGCGGAGCAGTCAGTACACCTGCTCAAAGTTGTGATGAAGGTAGGCAAAAAAAGTGGGATTGCTCAAGCTTCACATAATGCCTTTACCACTACCAATGTTAGAAATATTGTTCgaaaacaccagtaggcctaagtCAACTGGCTCAGGGCTGGCTCAAGACATGACACATTTCATTTTACACATAATTTCTCCTTTAATAATGTCCATCATTGTTAATCatgtaaatcaggggtgtcaaactcattttggtccggggacCGCATACagcccatgtggacctcaagcgggccgcattagtaacatcatcgcaaaaaaaaaaaaaaacgtaaagcagaggattagtgttcagtactatcacgttttaagtgtgttgaatatgtagaaaacaatgcaatactgataatcctatgcaaaaatTCCTGGACTTCATTCAGTCATTGCCAACCTTAAATTAATTAagtatgggacagttcatttcgGTGGGGGGTCTTGGGGTGTCCCCCAGCAAAATGTTGTATCTCTTAGATGTAATTCCCTGCATTTTCacacattctaacatcccgtttccagtttcagcttaataggaaccaatacaaatccaattatatttattatttaattacaaccaataccaatataATGAGAATAAGAAGTGTTagcattttatctctatatatgaggtctataatatatgagctttatcaaatgcctgttacagtacaaattcaccatttataatagaagtatgatgtgcactttactacatatatacagtatagcagagggaccattgggttaatgtcatgcaggtatcgattttgccccgaggggcgtaattgcgcatttcggttatttcattaaaaaaaaaaaaaaagttaaaaaaaatacatatatatatattttttttacatccgggccggatggaaccctctggcgcgggccgtatgtttgacacccctgctataaATGGAATACTGTTCCACATTTTCAAATGATTAACAGACCTCCttgacagataggcctactaatgGTAAATTTGACCCGAAAATCTACTTTAAAAAAATACTATTAA contains:
- the LOC134463740 gene encoding uncharacterized protein LOC134463740; protein product: MATNVLKHKPSSETMPMSAQNCRTTSEAMSSFALKCRLTQQGTTGCEVLHPSEIATLTAFRSSPSPEDLPTRKQGSKYEILQPQVPGACTVLRCKSAPEEPEGMSKSYQRKKCEAPHPPEAGASSALTCRPTLPCSILQTGQEVRNCMGDTGRCGHANATEVNSLMGTGKCRGRFLPSVCESEHAQTARVEASDPWRSASVRRSPEGISFRIELGGDTTLHNTFQREDATNTSSGNQHCSHTSRRRQQWDVGFNDLHREDSRISTTTCSCNISSAVEALRRTMERMVLCVDSAATVQETVRSLSTSGILQPLIQHLIDHLIEEATSCGEAPTGHPVFRAENSVSDPVLSMTQEEDWSLQGQVMERDQKLIRAFSQRFIRSLLKELLISLHDRWGENKRATCYSRTPSAKVCAEVRQVFTEVLVQDVTASLSKSKVYSFVSPSPSPSTDSLLSSSSLASEVTTDITPVTTTQIVSSVVATPHTSSPTNPWGEDYQSLVSTLVWQLLFKISQFTVPMEALARTLTNRVLFEFCTMSGLYKTDAYPLSLMVQNIYRDIYAKLLVEFGTKDNLRRALVARQLSFSRSIVGLLCDELLWQCRQEKMVGVFALNQNRKEAVLVAKVDSNNSSPPKTPPSAKVSSFFKGRHSVKKLFGRTNRVEPACGAVSTPAQSCDEVCSEGNNLPVVCESEEITGGSHHLVRGH